A region from the Eleginops maclovinus isolate JMC-PN-2008 ecotype Puerto Natales chromosome 17, JC_Emac_rtc_rv5, whole genome shotgun sequence genome encodes:
- the ndufa5 gene encoding NADH dehydrogenase [ubiquinone] 1 alpha subcomplex subunit 5, with the protein MAGLLKKTTGLVGLAVSHNPHERLRNLYSKILASLQTMPQDAAYRKYTEQLVGERFNHVQTEPDVDKLENKINCGQIEEVIFQAECELSLARKMSEWKPWEPLIEEPPNNQWKWPV; encoded by the exons ATGGCTGGGCTGCTGAAAAAG ACCACCGGCCTGGTGGGCCTTGCTGTGTCCCACAATCCTCATGAG CGTCTGAGGAATCTCTACTCCAAGATCCTGGCGTCCCTGCAGACCATGCCGCAGGACGCCGCCTACAGGAAGTACACGGAGCAGCTGGTGGGCGAGAGGTTTAATCACGTCCAAACA GAGCCTGATGTTGATAAGCTGGAGAATAAGATAAACTGCGGGCAGATTGAAGAGGTTATTTTCCAG GCCGAGTGTGAGCTATCTCTGGCCAGGAAGATGTCTGAGTGGAAACCCTGGGAGCCGCTGATAGAGGAGCCCCCCAACAACCAGTGGAAGTGGCCCGTCTGA